A part of Ignavibacteriales bacterium genomic DNA contains:
- a CDS encoding 1-deoxy-D-xylulose-5-phosphate reductoisomerase, with protein MKKILILGSTGSIGVNTLNVIRQFPDHFKVAGLTVNSNIDLLEKQINEFKPIFAVVQNEILAKTLRSRLKCKCTIYSGTDGLKRISQEADYDIFVGAIVGFAGLPPTIEAIKRGKRIALANKETLVVAGELVTELCEKYNSEIIPIDSEHSAIFQCLTGEKNNEVEKIILTASGGPFLNKDKSFFKEATIKQALNHPNWKMGNKITIDSASMMNKGLEVIEAHWLFNLPKEKIDVVIHPQSIVHSMVQFIDGSIKAQMGLPDMKLPIQYALTFPKRFENNFVRTQLPVIGTLNFFKPDLDKFECLKIAYEALEMKGTAPCILNAANEIAVERFLNGQIKFSQIPYFVSAALEKIDNHKKPDLEIIHHCDETTREFVRHLS; from the coding sequence ATGAAGAAGATTTTAATTTTAGGTTCAACCGGCTCAATCGGGGTTAACACTTTGAATGTGATAAGACAATTTCCCGATCACTTTAAAGTTGCCGGACTTACAGTAAATTCAAATATTGACTTGCTCGAAAAGCAGATCAATGAATTCAAACCAATTTTTGCTGTCGTTCAAAATGAAATCCTTGCTAAAACTTTAAGAAGCAGGTTAAAATGTAAATGCACAATTTATTCGGGTACAGATGGACTGAAAAGAATTTCGCAGGAGGCTGATTACGATATTTTTGTTGGAGCAATTGTCGGGTTTGCGGGGCTGCCGCCAACAATAGAAGCAATCAAAAGGGGAAAGCGTATTGCACTCGCCAATAAAGAGACTCTTGTTGTCGCAGGTGAGTTAGTCACTGAACTTTGTGAAAAATATAATTCCGAAATTATTCCGATTGATTCCGAACATAGCGCAATTTTTCAATGTCTTACCGGTGAAAAAAATAATGAAGTTGAAAAAATAATACTTACTGCTTCCGGCGGACCATTTTTAAATAAGGACAAATCATTTTTTAAAGAAGCTACTATTAAACAAGCGCTCAATCATCCAAACTGGAAAATGGGGAACAAAATTACAATTGATTCAGCTTCAATGATGAATAAAGGGCTTGAGGTAATAGAAGCTCACTGGCTTTTTAATCTTCCAAAAGAAAAAATTGATGTTGTAATACATCCTCAGTCAATTGTTCATTCGATGGTGCAGTTTATTGATGGCTCAATAAAGGCCCAAATGGGTCTGCCCGATATGAAATTGCCGATTCAATATGCGCTTACTTTTCCAAAGAGATTTGAAAATAATTTTGTGCGCACTCAATTGCCCGTCATTGGGACTTTAAATTTCTTTAAGCCGGATTTAGATAAATTTGAATGCTTAAAAATTGCTTATGAAGCGCTTGAAATGAAAGGAACCGCACCTTGCATTTTAAATGCTGCAAATGAAATTGCCGTTGAGAGATTTTTAAATGGGCAGATTAAATTCTCACAGATTCCTTATTTTGTAAGTGCGGCTTTAGAAAAAATAGACAATCATAAAAAACCCGATCTTGAAATCATTCATCATTGCGATGAAACTACAAGAGAATTTGTAAGACACTTGAGTTAA
- a CDS encoding T9SS type A sorting domain-containing protein: MKYQIPNAGSVTLKVYDILGREVTTLVDEFKNEGRYEINFNASQLASGVYIYTIKSNDFTASKKLMLLK; the protein is encoded by the coding sequence ATAAAATATCAAATTCCTAATGCCGGAAGTGTAACTCTAAAAGTTTACGACATCCTCGGCAGAGAAGTAACTACTCTTGTTGATGAATTTAAGAATGAAGGCAGGTACGAAATAAACTTCAATGCAAGCCAGCTTGCAAGCGGAGTTTATATCTACACAATAAAATCAAATGATTTTACTGCTTCTAAAAAACTGATGCTTCTAAAGTAA
- a CDS encoding glucosyl transferase, with product MVRLLSYLTFALFLLITSLSCDSSEPLVNSGANLTLALEDSSSTELWLRLTSSNIPLPISISLNQTDSQNNSVARTISLCCNDTLLYIDSLLPKQTYKFKAEATNYQLQASNELTAATMDTTSHNFTWQSWEFGEHSTSVLYDVAIIDENSIWAVGEIYMNDSLGNPDPNAYNAAHWDGSQWELKRIKTNACGGVEFPPIVAIFSFSADDLLLAHIDGSITHYDGTEFINDCSLITQLNGSANKIWGISKNDFYVVSSNGFIAHYSGPSGWQKIESGTDLDIYDIWGEYNSKASENEILIVAAEQYRGPRRKILKLLNSVIEELSTENIPDGSLNGIWFKSGRKYFVVGNGIYTKQAVENSNEWIALHPDLTPYYIYAIRGSSFNNIFLCGSFGESLHFNGASWKTFRSTSGFYDVEFLNTDIKGNIIVAVGYGNSKAFITIGKN from the coding sequence ATGGTTCGGTTGCTCAGTTATTTAACTTTTGCTCTATTTCTTCTCATTACTTCACTCTCCTGCGACAGTAGTGAGCCATTGGTTAATAGTGGAGCTAATCTTACTCTTGCTTTGGAGGACTCCTCCAGTACTGAACTCTGGCTGAGACTTACTTCCTCAAATATTCCTTTACCAATTTCTATTTCGTTAAATCAAACTGATTCACAAAACAATTCCGTAGCACGGACTATCAGTCTGTGCTGTAACGACACTTTACTGTATATTGACTCTCTGCTGCCAAAACAAACCTATAAGTTTAAAGCCGAAGCGACCAACTACCAACTACAAGCCTCCAACGAACTAACCGCAGCCACGATGGACACAACAAGTCACAACTTTACGTGGCAGAGTTGGGAGTTTGGCGAGCACAGCACCAGTGTACTTTATGATGTAGCCATAATAGATGAGAATAGCATCTGGGCAGTTGGAGAGATATATATGAATGACTCGCTTGGCAACCCGGACCCTAACGCTTATAATGCTGCTCACTGGGATGGAAGTCAGTGGGAATTGAAGAGGATAAAGACAAACGCTTGCGGTGGAGTGGAGTTCCCCCCCATTGTAGCAATTTTTTCTTTTTCAGCAGATGATTTACTTTTGGCTCATATTGATGGTAGTATTACACACTACGATGGAACAGAATTTATAAATGATTGTTCATTAATTACACAATTAAACGGCTCAGCGAACAAAATATGGGGCATATCTAAAAATGATTTTTACGTTGTTAGTAGTAATGGATTTATAGCTCATTACTCCGGACCGAGCGGCTGGCAGAAAATAGAAAGTGGAACAGACTTGGACATATATGACATCTGGGGAGAGTATAATTCCAAAGCTAGTGAAAATGAAATTCTTATTGTTGCTGCAGAACAATATCGAGGACCAAGAAGAAAAATATTAAAATTGTTAAATAGCGTCATAGAAGAACTTAGCACTGAGAATATACCCGATGGCAGCTTAAATGGGATATGGTTCAAATCCGGTAGAAAATATTTTGTTGTAGGAAATGGTATCTACACGAAACAGGCTGTTGAAAATTCGAATGAGTGGATTGCGCTGCACCCTGATTTAACACCATACTATATATATGCAATTCGCGGTTCATCTTTCAATAACATTTTCCTCTGCGGATCATTTGGTGAGTCGCTTCATTTTAACGGCGCGAGCTGGAAAACCTTTAGAAGCACATCCGGATTTTATGATGTAGAGTTTCTAAATACAGACATAAAAGGAAATATTATTGTTGCTGTTGGATATGGAAATAGTAAAGCTTTTATTACAATTGGAAAAAATTAG
- a CDS encoding cytochrome c, producing the protein MTKPQIWVAAFLGLFLLLFVLQRAVKKDEPVTNPGMGPMMQQQQTTSSKELSGEELFSSFGCVNCHGAELAGTKLGPPLKNLTQFWGRDNLINYLRNPNSFMSSDRFKEYRKQYTNQMMPSFGNKNVKDLGKIADYLLTR; encoded by the coding sequence ATGACTAAACCCCAGATTTGGGTCGCTGCTTTTTTAGGATTGTTTTTGCTTTTATTTGTTCTTCAACGTGCAGTAAAAAAAGATGAACCGGTAACTAATCCCGGAATGGGTCCGATGATGCAGCAGCAGCAAACTACCTCTTCTAAAGAACTTTCCGGAGAAGAATTATTCTCCTCATTTGGCTGTGTTAATTGTCATGGCGCCGAACTTGCAGGGACGAAATTAGGTCCTCCTTTAAAAAACTTAACACAATTTTGGGGGAGGGATAACCTTATAAATTATTTGCGTAACCCGAATTCATTTATGAGTTCCGATAGATTTAAAGAGTACCGCAAACAATATACAAACCAGATGATGCCTTCCTTCGGGAATAAAAACGTAAAAGATTTAGGGAAAATTGCGGACTACCTTTTAACACGGTAA
- a CDS encoding SIMPL domain-containing protein codes for MAASKCLLKHLHFDKFQLKFNLIFRVKLWKIKNHLLIPFGIIGICFIIGVIIFTTAWRSNQTANQTITVTGSAKKYITSDLGVLRGTISVQSFSADAAYKELNRQKPILISYLNRKGFPKDKIEFFTINSYPVYELNSNGYQTGNVIGYVYNQRIEIQSTDVNKIKEISLDITSLVEQGVSFTVEMPEYHFTKIAELKIEIQAAAAKDAMIRAQKIAEATDRDLGPMRNARMGVLQITPRLSNEVSDYGVNDLSSIEKEITAVVNASFEIK; via the coding sequence ATGGCGGCTTCAAAATGTTTGTTAAAACATCTGCATTTTGATAAGTTTCAATTGAAATTCAATTTAATATTTAGAGTAAAATTATGGAAAATAAAAAATCATCTTCTGATCCCTTTTGGAATAATAGGAATCTGTTTTATTATTGGTGTAATTATCTTTACCACCGCATGGCGTTCGAATCAAACAGCAAATCAAACAATTACTGTAACTGGTTCTGCAAAAAAATATATCACTTCCGATCTTGGAGTTTTGCGGGGAACAATTTCTGTACAGTCATTTTCGGCAGATGCAGCTTACAAGGAATTAAATCGCCAGAAGCCAATTTTGATTTCATATCTCAATCGTAAAGGATTTCCAAAAGATAAAATTGAATTTTTCACAATCAACAGTTACCCTGTTTATGAATTGAATTCTAATGGTTATCAAACCGGAAATGTGATTGGCTATGTTTACAATCAGAGAATTGAAATCCAATCAACCGATGTGAATAAGATAAAAGAAATTTCACTTGATATTACTTCACTTGTCGAACAAGGGGTAAGCTTTACGGTTGAAATGCCTGAATATCACTTCACAAAAATTGCCGAACTTAAAATTGAAATTCAAGCCGCCGCTGCCAAAGACGCAATGATACGTGCTCAAAAAATAGCCGAAGCTACAGATCGCGATCTCGGACCTATGCGAAATGCGAGGATGGGGGTGCTTCAGATAACCCCGAGACTTTCTAACGAAGTTTCAGACTATGGTGTTAATGATCTCAGTTCTATCGAGAAAGAAATAACGGCTGTGGTTAATGCGTCATTTGAAATAAAATAA
- a CDS encoding sigma-70 family RNA polymerase sigma factor, which yields MEKDNKLVRSLLFDARQGNNSAFEQLFNMNSDHIYTLVLRLTSSLTLAEKITKDVFLETWLHISSVRVDTSFNGWLIGISVFKILELFRNGELENIQKVKPGEIIPAIEKLSESHKNIEYAILTSINEEERIAFVLRYLEKYSFQESSDLFGVTHDKFQPLLNSAVLKIIQATNFEKGGEAFLELISKINYKLHPATEIWKQVSDEMVHYKSVRQGTLEEKIEAQRLVRAEEYEKDKQSLREELEKEEKRLLERKKKQSKRVRKPKKIHPLLSAAVLFFLIAIAYYFLSMQVKWSISNVSGTPKLNSTSLNGTESFDEGDLLVNNSVSEASLYISDVGSIFIKSDTKIKRIENDELYLLHGTISVMRTDAERFLTVKTSSMLIKDFYLNGDYELNADEIGGGSIECDYSWVILVKDKSEVIVPSKYKCEWQKNGRIGLPYSVSASDDFKKTIAGFDADKNDEKLFDKIINLSQKSDAPTLWNLLKLINSEERIIVINKLNELIPFPAGVNQNGLIDLEPKMMQLYLNEIEFRY from the coding sequence ATGGAAAAAGATAATAAGTTAGTCCGATCATTACTCTTTGATGCCAGGCAAGGGAATAACTCCGCCTTCGAACAGTTGTTCAATATGAACTCGGATCATATCTACACGCTGGTGCTTCGATTAACTTCTTCTCTAACACTTGCAGAAAAAATCACTAAAGATGTTTTCCTGGAAACCTGGCTGCATATAAGTTCAGTTCGAGTGGATACCTCATTCAATGGCTGGTTAATTGGAATATCCGTATTCAAAATACTTGAATTATTTAGAAACGGGGAGTTAGAAAATATTCAAAAGGTCAAACCCGGTGAGATTATTCCAGCAATAGAAAAGCTTTCAGAATCGCATAAGAATATTGAATATGCAATTCTTACATCAATAAATGAAGAAGAGCGTATCGCATTTGTGCTTCGTTATCTTGAAAAATACTCTTTTCAAGAGAGTTCTGATCTATTCGGTGTTACCCATGATAAATTTCAACCACTATTGAACTCCGCTGTATTAAAAATTATTCAGGCAACTAATTTTGAAAAAGGAGGTGAGGCTTTTCTGGAGCTAATAAGTAAAATTAATTACAAGCTTCACCCAGCAACAGAAATATGGAAGCAAGTCTCGGATGAAATGGTTCATTATAAGTCTGTTAGGCAAGGAACCCTGGAAGAGAAAATAGAAGCACAGCGTTTAGTCCGTGCAGAAGAGTATGAAAAAGATAAACAATCGCTTCGTGAAGAACTTGAGAAAGAGGAAAAGAGATTATTAGAACGAAAGAAAAAACAATCGAAAAGAGTTCGGAAACCAAAAAAAATCCACCCTTTATTAAGTGCAGCAGTCTTATTTTTTTTAATTGCAATTGCATATTATTTTTTATCCATGCAAGTCAAATGGTCAATTTCAAATGTCAGCGGCACACCCAAATTAAATTCTACTTCGTTAAATGGGACTGAATCTTTCGACGAAGGAGATTTGTTAGTAAATAATTCGGTGAGTGAGGCGAGTTTATATATTTCAGACGTTGGTTCAATATTTATTAAATCAGATACAAAAATTAAAAGAATTGAAAACGACGAGTTGTATTTGCTGCACGGCACAATTTCAGTTATGCGGACCGATGCAGAGAGGTTTTTAACTGTAAAAACTTCTTCGATGCTTATAAAAGATTTTTATCTCAACGGAGATTATGAATTAAATGCAGACGAAATCGGCGGCGGTTCAATTGAATGTGATTATAGTTGGGTGATTCTTGTAAAAGACAAATCTGAAGTGATTGTGCCTTCAAAATATAAATGTGAATGGCAAAAAAACGGGAGAATTGGTCTGCCTTATTCAGTTTCAGCTTCTGATGATTTTAAAAAAACAATTGCAGGTTTCGATGCCGATAAAAATGATGAAAAGTTGTTTGATAAAATTATAAATCTCAGCCAAAAAAGTGATGCCCCAACCTTATGGAATTTATTGAAATTAATTAATTCTGAAGAGAGGATAATAGTTATAAACAAGTTGAATGAGCTTATTCCATTCCCCGCCGGCGTAAATCAAAATGGATTGATTGATTTAGAACCTAAGATGATGCAGCTTTATTTAAACGAAATAGAATTTCGTTATTAA
- the lpdA gene encoding dihydrolipoyl dehydrogenase, which produces MNEKLKLTVIGGGPGGYAAAFLAADLEMDVTLIDLDKNPGGVCLYRGCIPSKALLHVAKLIHEAEEAKNWGIEFGTPKIDINKLRDFKNKVVEKLTNGLGQISKQRKINFIQGRASFINSSTLKIEKVDGQTIEHTFEKAIIATGSVITTIPSLNIQSKRLLNSTSALDLPEIPKSLLVIGGGYIGLELGSVYQALGTKVSVVEMMPGILPGADRDLVNYLSMRIKKSFAEVMTKSKVLEMHEVENGISVKIEDDKGEVTNKVYDYVLMSIGRKPVTRGLGLENTKVTLTDRGWIKVDKQLRTTDPNIFAIGDIAGEPMLAHKASHEGRVAVEVIAGHKAYFEPLAIPAVVFTDPEIAWAGITEEQAKKDGVKYEAAKFPWAASGRAVTLDRNDGVTKLIVEPDTQRLLGVGICGPGAGELIAEGVLAIEMGANVTDLKLTIHPHPTLSETIMDAAEVFFGQSSHFYKPKR; this is translated from the coding sequence ATGAATGAAAAACTAAAACTAACAGTTATTGGCGGTGGACCAGGTGGTTATGCGGCTGCATTTCTTGCGGCAGATCTTGAAATGGATGTAACGCTGATTGATCTTGATAAAAATCCAGGCGGTGTTTGTCTTTACCGCGGATGTATTCCATCAAAAGCTTTACTTCATGTTGCAAAACTTATTCACGAAGCTGAAGAAGCAAAAAATTGGGGAATAGAATTTGGTACTCCAAAGATTGATATAAACAAACTTCGTGATTTTAAAAATAAAGTTGTAGAAAAACTTACAAACGGACTCGGACAAATATCAAAGCAAAGAAAAATAAATTTCATTCAGGGCAGGGCAAGCTTTATAAACTCATCAACACTAAAGATTGAAAAAGTTGATGGACAAACAATTGAACATACTTTTGAAAAAGCTATAATTGCAACCGGTTCTGTAATCACGACAATTCCATCATTAAATATTCAATCCAAAAGATTACTCAACTCAACATCAGCACTTGATTTACCTGAAATTCCCAAATCACTTTTAGTTATTGGCGGTGGATACATTGGACTTGAGCTTGGTTCAGTTTATCAGGCACTCGGGACAAAAGTTTCTGTTGTTGAAATGATGCCCGGAATTTTACCCGGCGCTGATCGGGATCTTGTAAATTATCTTTCAATGCGAATTAAAAAATCCTTTGCTGAAGTTATGACTAAAAGCAAAGTACTTGAAATGCACGAAGTTGAAAATGGAATTAGTGTTAAGATTGAGGATGATAAAGGTGAGGTTACAAATAAAGTTTACGATTATGTTTTAATGTCTATCGGAAGAAAACCAGTAACACGTGGTCTTGGATTAGAAAATACAAAAGTAACACTTACAGATCGCGGCTGGATAAAAGTTGATAAACAGCTTCGCACAACTGATCCAAATATTTTTGCTATTGGTGATATTGCCGGCGAGCCGATGCTTGCACACAAGGCTTCACACGAAGGACGAGTTGCTGTTGAAGTTATAGCTGGACACAAAGCATACTTTGAACCACTTGCAATTCCTGCTGTTGTATTTACTGATCCGGAAATTGCGTGGGCAGGAATTACAGAAGAGCAGGCAAAGAAAGATGGAGTAAAATATGAAGCTGCAAAATTCCCCTGGGCAGCAAGCGGTAGAGCTGTAACACTCGATAGAAATGATGGAGTAACAAAATTAATTGTTGAACCCGATACACAAAGACTGCTTGGAGTTGGAATTTGTGGTCCTGGCGCAGGCGAGTTAATTGCAGAAGGTGTTCTTGCAATTGAAATGGGTGCTAACGTTACGGATTTGAAATTAACAATTCATCCACATCCAACATTATCAGAAACAATTATGGATGCCGCGGAAGTTTTCTTTGGACAAAGCTCGCATTTTTATAAACCGAAGAGATAA